Proteins encoded together in one uncultured Desulfosarcina sp. window:
- a CDS encoding farnesyl diphosphate synthase translates to MFDLKSYLKIHRQRVNASLHSYLGTGDSDVSRVTQAMSYSVMAGGKRLRPILCIAGAQAVEGDQEAVTALACALEMIHTYSLIHDDLPAMDDDEKRRGKATCHVRFDEATALLAGDALLTLAFKILATTASQFPAAEHLNWLNVIAKIASASGFRGMIEGQMRDMASEGKIISIEDLEILHGLKTGKLIEASVVSGATIAGATEIQLQALSAYAVHIGLAFQVADDILNVTGDPERLGKNTGTDQARGKNTYPSLIGLEPAQRLADRLVDKALNALDDFDKKADPLRAIARYIVERNR, encoded by the coding sequence ATGTTCGATCTGAAATCCTACTTGAAAATTCACAGACAGCGGGTCAATGCGTCTCTGCATAGCTATTTGGGCACCGGCGATTCGGACGTTTCACGGGTGACCCAGGCCATGAGCTATTCCGTAATGGCCGGCGGCAAGCGTTTGCGGCCGATCCTTTGCATTGCCGGCGCCCAAGCGGTTGAGGGGGACCAAGAGGCAGTGACCGCCCTGGCCTGTGCGCTGGAGATGATCCATACCTATTCACTGATCCATGACGATCTGCCGGCCATGGACGACGACGAGAAAAGACGCGGCAAGGCCACGTGCCATGTTCGATTCGACGAGGCCACGGCGCTTCTCGCCGGCGATGCCCTTTTGACATTGGCTTTTAAAATCCTGGCAACCACCGCCAGCCAGTTTCCCGCTGCCGAACATCTTAACTGGTTGAATGTAATCGCCAAAATCGCTTCCGCCTCCGGTTTCCGAGGCATGATCGAGGGCCAGATGCGGGATATGGCCTCCGAGGGCAAAATTATTTCGATCGAGGATCTCGAAATTCTGCACGGCCTGAAAACCGGTAAATTGATCGAAGCCTCCGTGGTTTCAGGGGCCACGATCGCCGGAGCCACGGAAATTCAACTTCAGGCCCTGAGTGCCTATGCCGTCCACATCGGGCTGGCGTTTCAGGTTGCCGACGACATTCTCAATGTAACGGGAGACCCGGAACGGCTGGGTAAGAATACTGGTACGGACCAGGCTCGCGGTAAAAACACCTACCCTTCGCTGATCGGTCTTGAACCCGCCCAACGCCTGGCCGACCGACTGGTGGACAAAGCCTTGAACGCGCTGGACGATTTTGATAAAAAAGCAGATCCGTTGCGTGCAATTGCACGCTATATCGTTGAAAGAAATAGATAA
- the xseB gene encoding exodeoxyribonuclease VII small subunit, giving the protein MAKKAQPSFEKAIDDLEKIVKSLESGDLPLEKALEKFEAGIKLSRYCSEKLDDAEKRVTLLMAEENGEVLEKPFDVEPE; this is encoded by the coding sequence ATGGCCAAAAAGGCGCAACCCAGTTTTGAAAAAGCGATCGACGACCTGGAAAAAATCGTCAAATCATTAGAATCCGGTGATCTCCCCCTGGAAAAGGCGCTGGAAAAATTCGAGGCCGGCATCAAACTTTCCCGCTATTGCAGCGAAAAACTGGATGATGCCGAAAAGCGGGTCACCTTGTTGATGGCCGAAGAAAACGGTGAAGTCCTTGAAAAACCATTTGACGTCGAACCTGAATAA
- the xseA gene encoding exodeoxyribonuclease VII large subunit — MKPTIVADNPPQQHIYSISELNNNIKQLLEDKYPFLWISGEISNFRVPSSGHCYFTLKDARSQIGAVLFRNQAANLAFRPKDGMAVIGFGRVGVYEPRGSYQIVFEYMEPKGIGNLQIAFEKLKRQLAAEGLFDAQAKKQLPALPKTIAIVTSPTGAAVRDFIKVAHRRFSNLPLQVVPVPVQGESAPREIIRALTWLNEIETCDVIVLARGGGSIEDLWAFNDEQVARAIFASRIPVVSAIGHETDFTIADFVADLRAPTPSAAAEMVVPSKTELQNRLQEIKQKLYVSTISILKLLDKNIDGLHNRIVHPKRRLQDWRMRQDDLTMRLAATINDALARKNERVVFRREMLMQVSPAKNIATLRMQLATFQQAMASEMVHGLQDRRNSLAKNSAMLDAFNPMAILQRGYSITRSLPDRTIVRSADSVETDQQLEVVLANGKLRVTVTDKQTQ; from the coding sequence ATGAAGCCAACCATCGTCGCGGACAATCCACCACAACAGCATATCTATTCCATCAGCGAACTGAATAATAATATTAAGCAACTGCTTGAAGATAAGTATCCTTTCCTGTGGATATCAGGAGAAATATCCAACTTCAGAGTTCCTTCTTCAGGCCATTGCTATTTTACGCTGAAGGATGCGCGATCCCAGATCGGCGCCGTTCTGTTTCGCAACCAGGCGGCAAACCTTGCTTTTCGGCCCAAAGACGGCATGGCCGTAATCGGTTTCGGCAGAGTTGGCGTTTACGAACCACGAGGGTCCTATCAGATTGTTTTCGAGTACATGGAGCCCAAAGGAATCGGCAACCTGCAAATCGCTTTTGAAAAGCTCAAACGCCAGCTTGCCGCCGAAGGGCTTTTCGATGCACAGGCGAAAAAACAATTACCGGCCCTGCCAAAAACCATCGCCATCGTTACATCGCCTACCGGAGCTGCTGTACGGGATTTTATCAAGGTTGCACACAGACGGTTTTCCAATTTGCCGCTTCAGGTGGTTCCGGTGCCGGTTCAGGGGGAATCGGCGCCCAGGGAAATCATCCGGGCGCTGACATGGCTGAACGAAATCGAGACCTGCGATGTTATCGTGCTGGCCCGCGGCGGCGGGTCCATCGAAGATCTTTGGGCGTTCAATGATGAGCAGGTAGCCAGGGCCATTTTTGCATCCCGTATTCCGGTGGTGTCGGCCATCGGCCACGAAACAGACTTCACCATTGCCGATTTCGTCGCCGATCTGCGCGCCCCAACTCCTTCGGCAGCGGCGGAAATGGTCGTCCCCTCCAAAACCGAGCTACAAAACAGGCTCCAGGAAATTAAACAAAAACTTTATGTATCAACAATTTCAATCCTAAAATTATTAGATAAAAATATTGATGGATTGCATAATCGGATCGTTCACCCCAAACGCAGGCTTCAGGATTGGCGCATGCGCCAGGACGATCTGACCATGCGTTTAGCGGCAACGATCAACGATGCTCTTGCACGAAAAAATGAACGCGTCGTCTTTCGCCGGGAAATGCTGATGCAGGTATCACCGGCAAAAAATATCGCTACGCTGCGGATGCAACTTGCTACTTTTCAGCAGGCGATGGCCTCGGAAATGGTCCACGGATTACAAGATCGAAGGAATTCGCTTGCCAAAAACAGCGCCATGCTTGATGCTTTCAATCCTATGGCCATCCTGCAGCGCGGGTACAGCATCACCCGCAGCCTGCCGGATCGGACCATTGTTCGTAGTGCCGATTCGGTGGAAACCGACCAGCAGTTGGAGGTGGTGCTGGCCAACGGAAAACTGCGGGTTACCGTCACCGATAAACAGACCCAATAA
- a CDS encoding Bax inhibitor-1/YccA family protein — protein MQSIPMERSQAQVRVNAFVRSVYNWMALGLALTGAVAWFVANNEPVLRFVYQARWLFFIGELALVFMLAARVGKMKASTATGMFMFYAALNGATLSFIFLVYTMSSIASTFFICAGTFAACSIFGWVTKKDLTGVGNFMFMGLIGILIASVVNIFLKSPGMQMIISYIGVLVFTGLTAYDTQKLKHMAMGQPAGLDAAVVRKGAIIGALTLYLDFILMFQYLLMIFGGSRD, from the coding sequence ATGCAGTCGATACCAATGGAAAGAAGCCAGGCGCAAGTACGGGTTAATGCATTCGTGCGCAGTGTGTACAACTGGATGGCTCTGGGTTTGGCCCTGACAGGAGCCGTCGCATGGTTTGTCGCCAACAATGAACCGGTTCTCCGGTTCGTCTACCAGGCGCGGTGGCTCTTTTTTATCGGCGAACTGGCGCTGGTTTTCATGCTCGCCGCCCGTGTTGGGAAAATGAAAGCCTCGACCGCCACAGGCATGTTCATGTTTTACGCTGCATTGAACGGGGCGACCCTCTCGTTCATATTTCTGGTTTATACCATGTCATCCATCGCCTCGACCTTCTTTATCTGTGCCGGCACCTTTGCAGCCTGCAGCATTTTCGGCTGGGTGACCAAAAAGGACCTGACCGGAGTCGGCAATTTCATGTTCATGGGTCTGATCGGAATCCTCATTGCATCGGTGGTCAATATTTTTCTGAAAAGCCCCGGCATGCAAATGATTATCAGCTATATCGGCGTGCTGGTGTTTACCGGGTTGACTGCCTATGACACCCAGAAACTCAAACACATGGCCATGGGCCAGCCCGCCGGACTCGATGCCGCCGTGGTGCGTAAAGGTGCAATTATCGGTGCGTTGACCCTTTACCTGGATTTTATCCTGATGTTTCAGTACCTGCTGATGATTTTTGGCGGCAGCCGCGATTAA
- the glmM gene encoding phosphoglucosamine mutase — translation MNRLFGTDGIRGVANRYPLNSETALVAGRAIAAYFCQNENASGRFMIGQDTRISGSMLASALAAGICSMGNDVYLAGIIPTPGVAYLTSTDEFDAGIVISASHNPFYDNGIKLFGSDGFKLSDAVEDSIEKLIQDPATLARQSQAIQQVGQIKALEGAGSRYRRFLENVISDANAKPLDGITLVIDASNGAASEIAPTIFQSLGATVKSISCTPDGININDNCGSQHPQGLSRAVVAEKADAGLAFDGDADRLIAVDETGTVLSGDHVMAICAQDMLSKGKLISAKVVTTVMSNIGFGQALDSMGIEHIKAQVGDRYVMEEMRKTGAVLGGEDSGHMIFLNHHTTGDGILAAIKLLEAMRSAGRPLSELATIMTVFPQCLINVDVTAKPAIETVDTIVTAIADVEAQLGDKGRVLVRYSGTQPQCRVMVEGPTEAETQSFCKQIADVVARELG, via the coding sequence TTGAACCGACTGTTCGGCACCGACGGCATTCGGGGTGTCGCCAACCGCTATCCGCTGAATAGTGAAACGGCGCTGGTTGCAGGACGGGCCATTGCTGCGTATTTCTGCCAAAACGAAAACGCTTCGGGCCGGTTTATGATCGGACAGGATACACGCATATCCGGCAGCATGCTGGCAAGCGCCCTGGCTGCAGGCATCTGCTCCATGGGGAACGATGTCTATCTGGCTGGCATCATCCCAACGCCTGGTGTCGCTTATCTGACATCAACGGATGAATTTGATGCCGGCATCGTGATTTCAGCTTCTCACAATCCATTTTATGACAACGGGATCAAACTGTTTGGAAGCGATGGATTCAAATTGTCGGATGCAGTCGAGGACTCGATCGAGAAACTGATCCAAGACCCGGCGACTCTGGCCCGACAAAGCCAGGCCATTCAACAGGTTGGGCAAATAAAGGCTCTTGAAGGCGCTGGTTCCCGCTACCGCCGGTTTCTGGAAAATGTCATCTCCGATGCCAATGCCAAGCCTTTGGACGGTATAACCCTGGTCATCGACGCTTCCAATGGCGCTGCAAGTGAGATCGCACCAACGATTTTCCAATCCCTTGGCGCCACCGTAAAATCGATTTCATGCACGCCGGACGGCATCAACATTAACGACAACTGCGGTTCCCAGCATCCCCAGGGACTTTCCCGGGCGGTGGTCGCCGAAAAGGCCGATGCAGGCTTGGCCTTTGATGGCGATGCCGACAGATTGATCGCGGTAGACGAAACGGGAACCGTTTTGTCCGGCGATCATGTGATGGCCATCTGTGCCCAGGATATGCTTTCCAAAGGAAAACTGATCAGTGCCAAAGTGGTTACCACGGTAATGAGCAATATCGGATTTGGACAGGCGCTGGACTCCATGGGGATCGAGCACATCAAGGCTCAAGTCGGCGACCGTTACGTGATGGAAGAGATGCGAAAGACCGGTGCGGTCCTTGGCGGCGAGGATTCGGGCCACATGATTTTTTTAAATCACCACACCACTGGGGACGGCATACTGGCGGCCATTAAACTGTTGGAAGCTATGCGATCTGCAGGCAGGCCCTTGTCAGAACTTGCAACCATCATGACGGTTTTTCCCCAGTGTCTGATCAATGTAGATGTGACAGCCAAACCCGCAATCGAAACGGTCGATACCATCGTTACAGCCATCGCCGATGTAGAAGCACAACTGGGCGATAAAGGACGGGTGCTCGTGCGTTACTCCGGAACCCAACCCCAGTGCCGGGTGATGGTCGAAGGGCCGACCGAGGCGGAAACGCAGTCGTTTTGCAAACAGATTGCCGATGTGGTTGCAAGGGAGTTGGGGTGA